A genomic window from Candidatus Eremiobacterota bacterium includes:
- a CDS encoding DUF1697 domain-containing protein yields the protein MPTYVALLRGVMPTNPNVKSEKLKHVFESLGFKRVATVLASGNVVFESPSKSATTLETKIERALQDQLNFKTTAIVRSREQLERLVKSDPFRGVKSDEETNYLICTFFKDSRNELCTVVDRTRDDTPGFMRRLEKEHGKEITTRTWKTIGRILKKMGSPLAE from the coding sequence ATGCCGACGTACGTGGCGCTGCTGCGCGGCGTCATGCCGACGAATCCCAACGTGAAGAGCGAGAAACTCAAGCACGTGTTCGAATCGCTGGGGTTCAAGCGCGTCGCGACGGTTCTCGCCAGCGGCAACGTCGTGTTCGAGTCTCCGTCGAAGAGCGCCACCACCCTGGAGACGAAGATCGAGCGAGCGCTGCAGGATCAATTGAACTTCAAGACGACCGCGATCGTCCGCAGCCGCGAACAGCTCGAGCGGCTGGTGAAAAGTGATCCCTTCAGAGGCGTGAAGAGCGACGAGGAGACGAACTATCTCATCTGCACGTTCTTCAAGGACTCCCGCAACGAGCTCTGCACCGTCGTCGACCGCACGCGCGACGACACGCCGGGTTTCATGCGCCGACTCGAAAAAGAGCACGGCAAAGAGATCACCACGCGCACGTGGAAAACGATCGGGCGAATTCTCAAGAAGATGGGGTCCCCGCTCGCCGAGTGA
- a CDS encoding D-aminoacylase, whose protein sequence is MERPRVYDGSGSAPYTTDVAVADGRVVAIGDLSDREAHERVSCDGLALAPGFIDVHSHTDELWLANPLCEGKILQGVTTEIGGNCGTSVAPLFGAALERKRRDARNHHVELQWTTFDAFFTLVEREGVALNVASLVGLGTTRACVAGPDARPLTTEEQEAQNRLVRGAIEEGALGVSSGLIYEPGRYAGIEELVACASAARGAGAPLYASHVRNEGDTVEAAIAEALTIGERAQVGVQCSHHKAAGKKNWGKVHRTLAAIDRARSRGIDAACDAYPYVASWTELPTVLPGWVREGGDDAALERLRDPEAALAAALAMELARDPALGGDGWDTIMITGVASERNENLAGMRVDALAATWGLTPPRAVIRLLVEEEMRVHSVFFSMSEDDVATVLSARFCCIGSDASARAFSGITARGVPHPRTYGTFPRVFGRYVRQRRVFDVAEAVRRMTALPAALFGLRERGLIAPGMFADLVVFDDEHVVDRATYERPCVPPEGIRDVYVNGRAVVRGGTPTGARSGRVLRNGR, encoded by the coding sequence TTGGAGCGCCCCCGGGTCTACGACGGCTCGGGCTCCGCTCCGTACACCACCGACGTCGCGGTCGCCGACGGCCGCGTCGTCGCGATCGGGGATCTCTCCGACCGCGAGGCGCACGAGCGCGTCTCGTGCGACGGGCTCGCGCTCGCGCCGGGATTTATCGACGTACACTCTCATACCGACGAGCTGTGGCTCGCAAACCCGCTTTGCGAGGGGAAAATTCTGCAAGGCGTGACGACCGAGATCGGCGGCAACTGCGGGACGTCGGTCGCGCCGCTGTTCGGGGCCGCGCTCGAGCGGAAGCGCCGTGACGCGCGCAACCACCACGTCGAGCTGCAGTGGACGACGTTCGACGCGTTCTTCACGCTGGTCGAGCGCGAAGGCGTCGCGCTGAACGTCGCCTCGCTGGTCGGGCTCGGGACGACGCGGGCCTGCGTCGCCGGCCCCGACGCGCGCCCGCTCACGACGGAGGAACAAGAGGCGCAGAACCGGCTCGTCCGCGGTGCGATCGAAGAAGGCGCGCTGGGCGTCTCGAGCGGGCTGATCTACGAGCCGGGGCGCTACGCCGGCATCGAGGAGCTGGTCGCGTGCGCGAGCGCCGCGCGCGGCGCCGGCGCTCCGCTGTACGCCTCCCACGTCCGCAACGAAGGCGACACCGTCGAAGCCGCGATCGCCGAAGCGCTGACGATCGGCGAGCGCGCCCAAGTCGGCGTGCAGTGCTCGCATCACAAAGCGGCGGGAAAGAAGAACTGGGGCAAAGTGCACCGCACGCTCGCCGCGATCGATCGGGCGCGCTCGCGCGGCATCGACGCCGCGTGCGATGCGTATCCGTACGTCGCGTCGTGGACGGAGCTCCCGACCGTGCTGCCGGGCTGGGTCCGGGAAGGCGGGGACGACGCCGCGCTCGAGCGGTTGCGCGATCCGGAAGCGGCGCTCGCGGCGGCCCTCGCGATGGAGCTGGCGCGCGATCCCGCGCTCGGCGGCGACGGCTGGGACACGATCATGATCACCGGCGTCGCGAGCGAACGCAACGAGAACCTGGCGGGGATGCGCGTCGACGCGCTCGCCGCGACGTGGGGCCTCACGCCGCCGCGCGCGGTCATTCGGTTGCTGGTCGAAGAAGAGATGCGCGTCCACTCGGTGTTCTTCTCGATGAGCGAGGACGACGTCGCGACGGTGCTGAGCGCGCGCTTCTGCTGCATCGGAAGCGACGCATCGGCGCGCGCGTTCAGCGGGATTACCGCGCGCGGCGTCCCGCATCCGCGCACGTACGGCACCTTTCCGCGCGTCTTCGGGCGCTACGTCCGGCAGCGGCGCGTCTTCGACGTCGCCGAAGCGGTGCGGCGGATGACGGCGCTGCCGGCGGCGCTCTTCGGGTTGCGCGAGCGCGGGCTGATCGCGCCGGGAATGTTCGCGGACCTGGTCGTGTTCGACGACGAGCACGTCGTCGACCGCGCGACGTACGAGCGGCCTTGCGTTCCGCCCGAGGGTATCCGCGACGTCTACGTCAACGGTCGCGCCGTGGTGCGCGGGGGGACGCCGACCGGCGCACGTTCCGGCCGCGTCTTGCGCAACGGCCGGTGA
- a CDS encoding general stress protein B, with translation MRTEKVDGEMSVREAGKKGGDTVRDRYGSGFYEEIGRKGGQATRERHGAEFYESIGQKGGKVVKEKYGPNFYEQIGHKGGQKVKKLIAEAKKNSQGET, from the coding sequence ATGAGAACAGAGAAGGTCGACGGCGAGATGTCGGTGCGCGAAGCCGGTAAAAAAGGCGGCGACACGGTTCGCGACCGCTACGGGTCGGGTTTCTACGAAGAGATCGGGCGCAAAGGCGGGCAGGCGACACGCGAACGCCACGGAGCCGAGTTTTACGAATCGATCGGCCAAAAAGGCGGCAAGGTCGTCAAAGAAAAGTACGGGCCGAACTTCTACGAGCAAATCGGGCACAAAGGCGGTCAGAAGGTCAAGAAGCTGATCGCCGAGGCGAAGAAGAACTCGCAGGGCGAAACCTAA
- the lptC gene encoding LPS export ABC transporter periplasmic protein LptC codes for MTWWRIAAAVAALAFLAWVGYEIGRAGGDVEVGRVAAPDTMSHGKVTGKRIDGRAWSLDYDTVTMSPDGSQATIAHVRDGRLHRAGKPDVLIKADGVTVNTITNDLTVAGPVEVSETIGSGRQRTFKTTGARYVGATRVLQLDHQATITEAGTTIVVASATVDFRTGDVTLGRIEGTKPGAGS; via the coding sequence GTGACGTGGTGGCGGATCGCGGCGGCGGTCGCAGCGCTCGCGTTCTTGGCGTGGGTCGGGTACGAGATCGGGCGAGCCGGCGGCGACGTCGAGGTCGGACGCGTCGCGGCGCCCGACACGATGTCGCACGGGAAGGTGACCGGGAAACGGATCGACGGGCGCGCGTGGTCGCTCGACTACGACACGGTGACGATGAGCCCGGACGGCTCGCAGGCGACGATCGCGCACGTGCGCGACGGGCGGCTGCACCGCGCCGGCAAGCCGGACGTGCTGATCAAGGCCGACGGCGTCACGGTGAACACGATCACCAACGACCTGACCGTCGCCGGGCCGGTGGAGGTGAGCGAGACGATCGGGTCAGGCCGCCAGCGCACGTTCAAGACCACCGGCGCGCGGTACGTCGGCGCGACCCGCGTGCTGCAGCTCGACCACCAGGCGACGATCACCGAGGCCGGCACGACGATCGTGGTCGCGAGCGCGACGGTCGACTTCCGGACCGGCGACGTTACGCTGGGCCGGATCGAGGGCACCAAGCCGGGAGCCGGCTCGTGA
- the lnt gene encoding apolipoprotein N-acyltransferase: MTWCSLAPRTAALVGYASGLLFFILGFAWFGETAGALIGPAAPIIDLGPAAVEALAFAFAAYVAAQAARRLDARVVPFVAAAAFALAEQVRSSSALGVPMEQLGTTMVDSPLRPLAAYAGGYGLTFATVLLGASLGWWLLSLRDARRRTAFVAVWAGTLICTAAAWYLWPARHHAAPRRRVAAVQGGIAQSVKRSDAGLALALQRYTAMTTPLRAQHPSLILWPETVITTDLLRAPALRARFAQLARDTGAVLYVGTFWDDGTRLQNALLIFDPRANTSDISGLYVKEQLVPFAEYVPGPASLRNLPYADQIGGFAPGHNVQEVYDGVTPLICWESVFGDIAHARLRDDPSLFLIATDDAWFGTTEGPYEHAQAATLRAVETGRWVLRGAATGISGIVAPDGTWTRRTPLAVAAVVVGEVGAPAPALYARLGPAPVGFAMLALVGLPFAIAFARRRRARA, translated from the coding sequence TTGACGTGGTGCTCGCTCGCGCCGCGAACGGCGGCGCTCGTCGGGTACGCGAGCGGCCTGCTGTTCTTCATTCTGGGATTTGCCTGGTTCGGTGAGACGGCGGGCGCGCTGATCGGTCCGGCGGCGCCGATCATCGATCTCGGTCCGGCCGCCGTCGAAGCGCTCGCGTTCGCGTTCGCCGCGTACGTCGCCGCGCAGGCGGCGCGGCGCTTGGACGCACGCGTCGTGCCGTTCGTCGCCGCCGCGGCGTTCGCGCTTGCGGAGCAAGTTCGCTCGAGCTCGGCGCTCGGCGTGCCGATGGAACAGCTCGGCACGACGATGGTCGACTCGCCGCTGCGCCCGCTCGCCGCATATGCCGGCGGCTACGGGTTGACGTTCGCGACGGTGCTGCTCGGCGCGTCGCTCGGCTGGTGGCTCTTGTCGCTGCGCGACGCGCGGCGCAGAACGGCGTTCGTCGCCGTGTGGGCCGGCACGCTGATCTGCACCGCGGCGGCGTGGTATCTCTGGCCGGCGCGGCACCATGCTGCGCCGAGACGCCGTGTTGCGGCGGTGCAAGGCGGGATCGCGCAGAGCGTGAAGCGCAGCGACGCCGGCCTCGCGCTCGCGCTGCAGCGGTACACCGCGATGACGACGCCCCTGCGCGCGCAGCACCCGTCGTTGATCTTGTGGCCGGAGACCGTCATCACGACCGACTTGCTGCGCGCGCCCGCGCTCCGCGCGCGCTTCGCGCAGCTGGCGCGCGACACCGGCGCGGTGCTGTACGTCGGAACGTTCTGGGACGACGGGACGCGGCTGCAGAACGCGCTGCTGATCTTCGACCCGCGCGCGAACACGAGCGACATCAGCGGGCTGTACGTCAAAGAGCAGCTCGTGCCGTTCGCCGAGTACGTTCCGGGGCCGGCGTCGCTGCGGAACCTGCCGTACGCGGACCAGATCGGCGGGTTTGCTCCCGGCCACAACGTGCAGGAAGTCTACGACGGCGTGACGCCGCTAATCTGCTGGGAGTCGGTGTTCGGCGACATCGCGCACGCGCGCTTGCGCGACGATCCTTCGCTGTTCCTCATCGCGACCGACGACGCGTGGTTCGGCACGACCGAAGGGCCGTACGAGCACGCGCAAGCGGCGACGCTGCGCGCGGTGGAGACGGGGCGCTGGGTACTGCGCGGCGCGGCGACCGGGATCAGCGGAATCGTCGCGCCCGACGGAACGTGGACGCGGCGCACGCCGCTCGCGGTCGCGGCCGTCGTCGTCGGCGAGGTCGGCGCACCGGCGCCGGCGCTGTACGCGCGGCTCGGACCGGCGCCGGTCGGTTTCGCGATGCTGGCGCTGGTCGGGCTGCCGTTCGCAATCGCGTTCGCGCGGCGGCGGAGGGCGCGCGCGTGA